The Anguilla rostrata isolate EN2019 chromosome 2, ASM1855537v3, whole genome shotgun sequence genome contains the following window.
TGTGCGGTTTGAATGAAGGGAGAGGCCTGTGCTGGATGCTggtgggggggatgaggggtggggggtggggggtggtctgTTCCTCTGGATGGTGAAAAGGAAGGGATGGAAGgggaaaaatgtgaatttgtatGGCTGTACATCCAGCATGAGAGTGTTGAGTCTGAGAGAGATTGCTGTTGCAGATGATCGTTTATGCTTTTCCGTGTGTGagattctgtgtctgtgtgtgcacatatgtgttcatgtgtttacAAGTTtattcttctgtgtgtgtgtgtgtgtgtgtgtgtgtgtgtgcgtgcgcgttcCTGTACACAGCTGCTGTTTCAGTGTGCTTTTCCCTTTATCCTAGCTTaagctgtgtttgttctgttttctttttcatggtccatatatcctgctgtatttGAGTCTTTTATTGTCTATGAAGAGGCCAGAGTGTGaattacaatataatataaaatgcaaattctCAGACTCTTGTTAGTTGCACCTTTATCAATTTTACTCTcttcaaaaacagttttatgccctgtgtgggtgtgcttttGAAAGGCTGGGTGGTTCTCCATGCTCTCTGTCAATGTGTGTAATGTCTCCTTGGTACATCTGTCTTGCtgatggacggagtgtagcacagtgggtaaggaactgggcttgtgaccgaaaggtcgcaggttcgattcccgggtaggacactgccgttgtacccttgagcaaggtacttaaccgaaattgcttcagtatatatccagctgtataaatggatacaatgtaaaatgctatgtaaaaaagttgtgcaagtcgctctggataagagcgtctgctaaatgcctgtaatgtaatgctgttgGGCGAGTACAGCCAGTCTGTTTACTAAAGGTATTGTTGTAATACCGTGTCCTGATGTTGACACTTAACATCCATTTTGTCTTGGCATGATGGCACTTGTCCTTCTTATACTCAGTACTATTGTTTTTCttgtagactttttttttccaactgccATGGAACTGTAAATGAAACCATGAAAGCATTCATTTACCCTTCCAAAGAGGAACAGTTTAGCCTAGGACCACGCTGTTATATGTATGAGTGTGGATACACTTTCTAAACCTTTATTTGATCAGGTTTGTGACATGAGAATTCAAATCTCTGTTGCAGCGATGACCTGGTGAATAAACATCGGCAGAGAACTCAAGGGATCAGTTAGCCAGACAGTTGCTGTGGATGATTAAGCAAAGTCAGTTTTGTGGGTTTGAACCAGGACACCAATGTTACCTCCTTTACTCCAGAGTGCTATGGgacctttaatgaccacagagagtcaggatcTTGCTTTAAATGGACAATACCTGCTAAAGCATAGGGCCACCATCACTATGCTCAGATTCTATTGGCgtccagagggaagagtgccccctgTTGGCTCATCAACTCCACCTCCAGCAGCAACTTACTTTTAAAAACCCTGGTTAACCGACCCCTTAGCTACTAAGCTTCAGTAGTTTGAAATGAGTCAGGCACAGGGTGGTATACCTGCTCACGTTCTCTTTCTTGCGGCTTTTTCACCGAACTAATGAACtaattacgttacattacaggcatttagctgacttTGCTTAGCCAGAGTGAAAAAaagagcctttttttatttttaacatcgCGTTTACATTTTACCCATTCGTACAGCTGgacatacactgaagcaatgtcAGTGTcatacctgggaattgaacctgtgaccttcaggcaccttacccattatactgcgcTGTAGTTAGTGTTgcgtgtgcacatatgtgtggatTTGCAAAGGGGCCGGCGCAGTGTGCTCACATGCAGTGGCTGCAACAGGACAAgcggacaggaagtgggttAGAGGGAACTGTGTCAGTGAGAGGCCAGAACTCTTGAAAAGCAGTAGTCAGACACTGTAGGCCTAGGTTAGATTCTGCAGTTTCTTTGAGTGCTGTCTTTGTGCTTCCGTGTGTGCTAATATTGTGCTGTTGCTAACTCCTCAAAAGGTGAGGGGGACATGAACACCACCTTCCCCGATAGTTCTGCCTATGCTTGAGGGTTGAATGACAGTCCAGCTCCACCTTTATTGTATCCGCTGCTGCCTATTTGAAAAGCACGCAGAGATGTGAGATTCCCATGCAAATGGGCAGGGACGCTTTAGGTCGTATTTCACGCTGTACTGCTCACCTCAGCAGAGGTGTACCAGGCTGACTCTGCAGAAACGGGAGAGGTTGGGGGAGGaagggtgggggatgggggtgtgggggggggggggggggctggctagCATGCTGTTCATGTGACAGTCTGATTTGATCTGCCTTTACAGTTAAGCCCACGGTGGGACTGGGACCCGTGAAATAACCCCAAGAGGGTTAtgctgtgtatgcttgtgtgtgcgtgtcagtgtgcttgtgtttgtgtgaacttAACAGtcctttgaaaatgtaaatgatcaGACAAGATCATCTGAGGTGTTGAGGTGAAGTGTCCTTCATGTTTTGTGGGTCGACATTGAATCCTTGCGGTTATTATCTGAGGAGATTTTGTTACACGCGGTTCTCAAATAACAAACTGGATAAAATGCCGCAGAATGACCAATCAAGGGGAGTATTAGCATCTGTGAAAGTCGTATTCTGTGGCGGTGTAATAGGTGTAAAGTGTTCATTCCTTCTCAACGTCAGTGACCGTGAAACCTTGCCATCATGTCTTTTTTATCTTGTGCCTGTCTTTGAAGGACTAAAATAGCATTCATTGTATCGTCAAGCTGTGAACAAATTTGTGATGCTGCCATGTTGAGCTGGTTTTGGCAGCCTTCTCTCAGAGttctatagagagagagagaatgagttcATTCCTTTTCCTCCTCAGGACCAAAATAGCCACAAGTCACATGTTCgactcctctttttttttaggtatTACAGTGCTATATAAACCATGTATAGTTTTTGGACATCTGACTGTCAGGATACAATAAAGTCtcttttaaaaatctctttctACTCTGCATACACCCAGACAGCATCCCCTGAGCTAATATTAGTGCACTTAGTGCTGAGAATCATGGCCCACTCCTGATTATCAGTggagcagctcacacacaggaggTCTTTAGACTGATACTGTACTTGGAGATACGCCAGTATCCCATTGAGGCATATCACTTACAAACTGAACAAAGCTGTAACAATGCTATATCTGCTGTATATATTTCCTCAGTATATGTTCACGTGAACGTAGTTGCAAAAACACAGGTGTGCTTCATTAGGAAAGGAACCAAGCTCCTGTAAAGAGATCGCCCCCTGAAATTCAGATTAACATGCTGTGTCGGAGATCGGCATTAAATTAGGTGACTGGCCCCGTTGGCGTGACACAGAGCACAAGACCAAGGTTGAGGATTAGCAGTAACCGAGATGAGCAGAGACTTCCTGTCTCGCGACTGGTCCATCTGATGCcgaaggaggaggggaagaatTCCCACTGCGTTCCGAGCAAAGAAACAAAGGCAATAGAGCGGGCTTGGTTTGGAGGGACGTGTGTGGAGGCCAGTtgttttagacatttttaatttagacAATTACTCCTAATCCAGCAAATCCCCCTAAGGACTCATTAAGCAAGCATTGAACTTTCcacaaaggaaaaaccaacagggccccctccccacaccttAACGAAAGTGAGCCGTTCCATTTATCTTTTGTGAGTAATGGAGGATTGAGCTGCTGTATTTCACTCTATCCCACTTTTGAATGGTGCACTTGGAGGtacaggtgtgggtgggggtttgCACAGATCAGACAGCAGTAGCGCCCTTTGACACCTGATCCCAGGGAGTCGGAGAGACCCCCCTCCGTGTCTGGAGGCAGAGAAGGCCGGTGAATTATGGATTAGCCTCCTGCTTTTATGTAATAAGGCGGAGGTTTATGTCCTAATCTCCGCTGCCACTGTCACTGTGTGGGTAGCACTGCCTGCCAGGCTTGTTCTTTTTCACCAAATATCTGGCAAAAGAGGATTAAGCACATTATCAAAATTGTACAATTCAATCACCATATCGACCAAATCCGATCACATTGTCTCGGTGAAGGAGGGTCTGGGCTGAATGCAATGATTCAAACCAGTAAATATTGCTGCAAACTGCTGTCTGAGAGTCTGAACAATGTGTTAACTGGTGTACCCATGATGAGTCTATCACCACAATTGTAGGTGGAGTTTCAGTCAAGCAAGTGAAGCAAGAGCATCTTGAGATCACACAAGATCTTGCCATCTATGTTTGGAGGCTACTGTGTAGCTATTATACCCACTCATTTACATTCAGTCACCCCCTCTGCTCCACTCACCCAAGGCCAATTCATACTGTCCACATCTGCAAAGGCTGTAAGGTGATACAACTTTCACCATAGATGGCTGTCTACTGGAGTCAGCTGTATATGTCtggcatttttaacatttgtgtCCACTCCAGTAATCGGTAATATGCGCCATTTTCCCCTGTGCAATGAGGAAACAATATAGGCATGCTTCCTGTGTCATGTGTGTCTTGTTCACATTCTTGGATTGTACCCTGTCCGCAGGCACTAAAATCCATTTCCAAAGGacaaaatattctattttttttcctctttcaaagTTTAAGCTTTTGGTTGCTGTAACTGGACTTCTATCTGAGCAAAGTATACGTAATCTGCAAGAGCTGGTCCCAACTGCAGAAAAACATCACCATTCAAGCTTTCTGTTTGTAACTAGTGACCTACTAGTCACTAGTTTCTACTCTGTATTTGGcatatttgttatttgtagGTGTTTGCACTACAATATGACTTAATGCACTGGAATGTAAAGGGTTGTGGTTGGTGACTGTTGTTGTTTCCTGCGACTtacacatttttctctttttccatctctctctctgtctctcactttctaTCCCTCACTAGctctcattatttttttcccttttatacTCTGCCTCTCTCTATCCCGCTTTTATGAGGACCATGATCCAAGATTCAAACTGCTTCTTTTTGGCATGACTTTTACGATGTATGGTGCTGTCGAAGCAGGGTGACTCTCCTAGTCTTTCCTCTACCCTgtccctttccttctctcttcctatctctctcactctctctccatctcccttgCTATCTCcttctttatctgtctctctgaggGAAGTGAGGGAGAAGTGCTGGCTTTCCTGGATGAAGAGAAGACCTTGGTCTGCCTGCCTGACCAGTTCTGACCCTGGTCGTATCCACGGTGACCAAAGCTCAGTGGGTTAAGGTAGAGCGATCACCTCCGGAGGAAAGAAAAGCAGCGGCTAAAACAAacggaggaagaggaaaaggacaggaaaagggggggaggggagggtcacgctttctctctccatcatgCGTTGAGGCCATGTCCCAGTCCAGCAAGGTCTTTCACGTGTTGGTGGAAGTGCGGTCAGTTCCGGAGCGGGAGGGGGATGGGGCCGGGGATTTGGAGGTGGTGGGCACCGCCACACCAATGGGGGAGGAGGTCCGGATGCATGGAGCAGCCATTCCTGGGGCCAGCAGGCATTCGGAGGGGGTTCGCGGCATGAGCAGCGGCGGTTTCGGTGGAGACAGAAACTTCAGTCCCTCTAGATCTCCACCCACCAGCTCCAAACACAACCCCGGCGGGTCCTCCTCCGCCCTCTACCAGCAGGGCCTGTCGTGCAACGGGATTGGCCGGCTGCTCTCGGCGGTGCTGGATCCTTTGGATGGCGATGAGGGCGTGGCGGCACCACGCACTCCCAAGTACGAGGCCTCCCAGGGACGGGGCCCGCGCCCGTCCACCGCGACCGCGGGCGAGCGGGGAGGCGACGGCCAGCGATCGGTCGTCACCTTCAGCTACATCGAGAAGGCCAGCGTGAGGACGGTGGAGAGTCCTCAGAGCGCCCCGCGCCGAACCGCGCCCGCCCGCTCGGCCGACTCCCCGGGCCTCCGCCGGTCCGCCGAGGGCTCGCcgctggccgccgccgccgccgcccaccCCTGCAAGAGGACGGGCGCCCCCGTCTACTTCTACAGCCCGGATTCCTCGTGCCACTCCAGTCCCGCGCTGTCGCTCCGGGCCTCGGGGGGGTCCCGCTCCGCCGCCAGGGTCGCCGCCCGCCAGGCGTCGGAGGAGCTGAGGTCGCCGGTGGTGAAGCGGCGTGCGGCCGACGGCCCCGCGGAACGGCTCCGCCAGCAGTCCCGCTGCCAGTCCTGGGCGGGGACCACGGACCCGACGCGAGCCGCCGGCACCCTCCCCGGCGTCCGGCCGGGCGGAGGTCCGGACTGGCTCAACCCTCCGTGCGACCTTCCCAGAAACCCAACCGGAAAGCGCCCCTCCTCGGGCGCCGCCTCGGCCACCCTGCCCGCGCTCGGGGCCGAAGGGCCCCGGGACGTTCCTGCGCAGAGGCCGGGGGGCAAGGCGGGGCCCGGGAGCGACCCGCTTTTGGCCAGGAGGGTGAACCTGCCCCCGGGCGACACCTTCAGCAGCGCGGGCCGGGGGATGAACCAGCTGAGCGGGTCGAGGGCGGCGTCCCCCGCCGACAGCCCCCAGACCGGCCGCAGGCTGAACAACGAAGCTGCCAGACCCTCCGCGGCCTTTAAGGAGGCCAGGAAGTGCCTCTCGTCCTCCAGCCAGGGGGACTTTCTCGAACCGGGAAGCCCGAGGTCGGGGTGCGGGACGCAGGAGCGGCGGCAGGACGGGGGGGCCGTGGAGAACCGCCTCACCGTGATGAACATCCCTGTGGACTGTGTCCCGGAAGCCGGCTCTTCCGCGGGGCCTGAGCAACACCGCGCCCTGCCCGTGTGCGACGCAGATtcggggagcagagagagggtcCCCGCGGGgtcccccgccctccccgcccGGCTGCACAGGTCCGACGTGTGCCCCGCGGACGTGGCCCCTCCCCTGAAAGACCCCCGCCTGCTGAGGGCTACCCTCCGGGTCACcgacacccccaccctccaccgcCACCAGCCCCCGCAGTACACGGGAGAGAACTGGTCGTCCAGCCCAGTGCGCAAGCTGGTGATGAAGGAGAGCCCGGAACCTTCCGTCAGGCTCTACGTGGAGCAGCGGGGCGGGGTGCCCGACGTGGAGGCCCCCGTGAGCTGGACGTCCCGTCAGCAGTGGGGGGGTGCGCCGGGATGGGGGGGCGACAGTCCGAAGGTGGGTCAGCAGGCCGAGGGGTGTGTGGGCGGTGCTTCGCCTGTTCTGTTGCGGAAAGAGGCGGAGCTCCGGACCAGGGAGGCTCTCTTGCTTGGCCCGGTCGTGCTGGACCACCCCCAGGCGGGCCAGCCACGGGATGCTCAGCAGTCTAGTTTGGCCCCGGGAAGTTGGAGTGTCCCAATGAAAGCTGAGGGGGAGCAGCAGCTAAActgcagaggggagagaggctgCACCTCGCCAGAGTCCACCCTGTCCAGTCACAGGAGCTTTGAGATGGGACACACTACGTCAGGCATACAGGTGTGGGTTAAGGGCTCCTCTTGTACAGAGCTCatcaacgtgtgtgtgtgtgtgtgtgcgtctatgtgtgtgtgtgtgtctgtgtgtgcatctatgtctgtttgtgtgtgcgtgcatgtacgcgcatgtgcatgcatatgtccatgtctttattgtttgtgtgtgtatgtgtgtttgccatgtgcacgcatatgtgtgtgtctgtgtgtgttcatattgtACAgcgtttgtctgtatgtgtctctTAGTGATTAATTAGACATAAGCAAATGAGCAAGCCTATCTAATAGAATGCACaactgtaatactgtaatattttcTGTGCCTACATTTGACTGTAAACTAaagctttttgtgtgtgtacgcacgttTACTGCAGTCGGACAGCGGCATCTCCTCCATGGGTCCCTCCCTGCACTCCCAGAAAATTGCTCGCGCCAAATGGGAGTTCCTATTTGGGACACCATCTGGAGACAATGCCGGCAGTAAAGGTATGAACAGAGACCCTGAAGGAAGGACACATGAGCACAAAAGATGTTTTCACCGTTCATGTTTCTCAGATAACttatgaattcaaaataactttttgaaggaaaagaaaaggtcGTAAATGTTAATGATTACTTGtggaagtaaataaaaatgctgtccttctcctcctcctcgagATAACCCCGATGCTTCCACGACGCCCCCTAGCGGTACCTCCAGCGAGTCTCCGACTCCGACACCCCCGACTTCCCTGCCCCTGGAGGGTCGGAGGTCGGCGAACCACGACGTGCAGCACGTGGAGGTGGAGCTGgtcacccctcccccaatggCGGAAGGGGCGTCGCCCAAGACCGGCATCATCCGCCGCACCATCAAGTACTCGGAGACGGACCTGGACGCGGTGCCGCTGCGCTGCTACCGGGAGACGGACATGGACGAGGTGCTGGCGGACCAGGACGAGGCCGACTCGGCCTTCGGGAGCAACCGCAGCGTGCCGGGAACCCCCGGCAGCAGCCCCCTGGGAGGGGCGCCGTATGGACACATGgacggagaggaagaggaggaggaggaggatgaggaggaggaggaagaggaggaggaggaggaggaggaggaggaggcgctgaGCTGGTGCAGCGTGAGGAGGCGTGGGGAAAGGAAGAGGCACCGCAACCCTCGGGAAGAGAACGAGGCCTTCAGTGTGCTGCTGAAGAGGTGAGTGTtcatggacatacacacacagtcacacacacacacacacacacacacacacacacacacacacacacacaaacaaacacacacacacacacacacacacacacgcacacacacacacacacaacacacacacaacacacactcacaccacacacactcgcacaccacacacactcacacacaccacacacaccacacacacacacacgcaacacacacacacacatacacacacacacacacacacacaacacaccacacacacacaacacacacacacatacacacacacacacacacaccacaccacacacacacacacacacacaccacacacaccacacacacacacaccacacaccacacacacacacacacagcaccactcacacacacacacacacacacccaccaacacacaccacacacacacacacactcacacatacaccacacacacccacacactcacaatcacacacagcacacacacacacactcacacacaccgcacacgcattgcacacgcaccgcacacacacacaccacacacacacacacacacacacacacacacacacacacacacacacacgcacacactcgtacatacacacagacactcacactcgcacacacacacatacacacacacacgcacacgcacacgcacatacactcacacacacagacgcacacgtgcacgcacactcgcacacacacggtTGATGGACTATGGATACTAGAAGATGAATGCTTTGGGGGAAATCAATACTGCATTGCTCTGAGAGGGGGGATCCATCTCTGACAACAGACATAATGTTAAAAAGTCCCAAAAATAGACTTAAGTCACTGTTTGTGTTTATCACTGTCATGGTGTTCTAACACTGCTGTAGAGACTTTTTATCAAGATCATTTTTGTTGCTAGTGAGCTGAAACTGAAGAACAGATGTTAGTTatccaaatcaaatcaaatcaaatcaaatcaaatcaaatcaaatcaaatcaaatcaaatcaaaaaatgATATGGCATATTTCACACAGTTTcacaaaatacagtatgtttcacAGAAAACTCTGGCATACACCCCCACAAGAGCAAGCCTAGGGTGGCAGTGACAAGGAGAAGCTccaggggcggggcagagagggagaaacctTCAGACAAACCAGACTCAAGGGGGGAGCCCATcgtcttctgattggctcagggtGTGGGTGGCTTTTAATGACCAACAGTGTCAATCAGTCAGTGTTCGTGTTAATGAAATTAGTGGCGGCTGGGTGACAGTCCTGGGGCGGTGGCTGGGATGGTGGGGAGCGTCAGGCGTCAGGTGCAAATGGTGACAGTGGGGAGGCCCGACAGCAACGGTGGAGGAGTCCAGATGACAGCATTCTGGGGATTTGGGGAAAGTGCCCTGCTGGTGGTATGGGGAGGAGAATTTTGAGAACAGGCAGTTAGGAAAGTGCAGTAGAGCAGCAGGAACACACAACTGGGGGTTACACAAGTGGCACCACTAGAAGTAATCTAtagctgcatagctactaggacagaGATTGGGACCACATACAGTCATGGGAGGGAAACAACCCTACCTGcttatcaagagccagcccaggAAAAGTGGGGTCTTAGCTGTTGACAGGTGACATTATGGGAAAGATGCCACCCCACAatgctctatgactacaggcctCTCCCACCCTGTCTCCTGGCTATAAGTGATTATAAGCCTGATcgtaaaaaagtgtttttaatctagacttaaatattgagactgtgtctgacttcCTTATAAATTTATTCCCTGCAAATTTTCAATTGGATTGCTTGTTTGTCATTAAATCTTAATTCAATTACTGTTACAAGTTAATAGGATACAATTACCTGGCTAACCttgtaaatttgtgttttttttaaaagtggtttTGAGAAATGAATTAGGCCTGATATCTGTGTCTGAAAGAAACCGTTTTCACAGTTGACTTGGAAGAACTCTGGGCCTCTGTGTCATGTGCTGTTGTGAGTATGTGGTACTCTCTCTGACTCTACTAGCAGGGGTCTCTGACTTCACCCCCTTATCATTGAGCTTTCTAGGCTAGCATAGGTTTCTGACTCCACACTtcttgggtggcagtgtagtaatAATGGGTAAgggactggtcttgtaacctaaacgtcacaggttcaattctgccattgtacccttgtgtaaggtacttagcctgcattgcttcagtatatatccagctgtataaatggattcaatgTACAtactgtgtaaaagttgtgtaagttgttctggataagaacgcctgctaaatgcctgtaatgtaatgtaatgcctctGACTCCACCCTCCTCATCACTGTCTCTGCCCTCTACAATTGATCTGGGGCTATTTCCAGtcgcttattttatctgtcCCTGTCTCATTGGTCCTCGCCTGACCCAGAAATCGATTGAGGTCCGCCATCttcaaggacattccaaccaTTTAAATGCTCTCAAACTCCACCGTCCTCTACCCTgacccttcctcctcccctggGGCTCATCTAAGGCTCAGTGGCCACGTATCTACAGTCAGGCTCACCAGGTCTAGCTAAAAGCTTGGGGAGGTTTGTGGCTTAAGCCTCATGGCGAAGACTCAGAATTCTGGTCCATTAGCTGGTGCACTGTTGGGCCTCAGAAGAGGCCAGTGTCACTCTGTTCACTTTCCATATGATGACTGTTAACTTTTGTGTTTTGATAACTGATAACAAGCTTACTGTTATAAACCCTCCTTTGACACCATTACACTGATTGGCCTGATAAGAACCATGTGGATTAGAAGGGCCAAATATGCAGGTTTGGGGTACTGAGAAGGTATAAATGAATCACTGTCCAAACCCAGAAGTGGCTGTGGAAAAGCAAGAGCACCGATTTGCACTTGCTGACCTTACATTTATCACTGTTGTGGAAATTCAACTATTGCCtctgactcctccctctctgcaggcCTTTAGACGGGTTCCTCCGTGGCTACCCCGCCCTCAAGTCCCCCATCCTGGTGTCGGGCCCCCGGCTGGCCGCGGAGGACTCCTTCAGCCGCCATTTTGAGAGCATCATGGAGTCGCACCGCGCCAAGGGCACGTCCTACTGCAGCCTGGACAGCGAGGACCTGCTGACCTCCAGCGGCCAGTCCATCCTAACCTTCGACCTGCCCACCCTCACCCCCGAGGTGCAGTGCCAGACCTACCAGAGCGCCCGGGAGATCGTGGGGCTCAGCTTCGCCCCGCTGGCCCGCAGGGAGACCCCCAGCGGCTCGGTGGACACCCTCGCCGCGCTGGACTCCGACGCCACCCGCGCCCCGTCTAGCGAGCGGCTGAGTACCTGCTCCGAGGACACGCCCTCCTGGGGGTGGTACAGCACCCTCTCTCCCAGGTCAGTGCCCCCTCTGACCCACCTGTCCCCGAAATGCCATGAGAAATAgtaatgacatcacactgacaAAGAGTTTCAACAGCACAAGCTGCACAAATGCTCTCACCATTAGACTCTCCACACTCTCTGAGTTTCCACCTCGTTCtgttcattttgatatcaagGGCATAGGCATATCCCCACATTCTTTTGAGGGGGTCGTGTCCTTGATATTGAAGCCTTGTGATTTTGTGGTTACAACAATTCAGTGCTTCCTTTACTTGCATATATTAGCACAGTTTCACTCAGATGACCCCGCAGCACCCTTGTTTATTCCTCTGCACatttgtaagttgctctggataagggttTCTGCTTAAATTATTCCCTCCCAACATCCAGAAAATAGATTTATGATAGCCCTTGATTAGGGGAGACACTTTTCTCATATGTTGCTGGTCCAGTGTTTACACTTTAGACATAAGAAGATAATAACTAGTCATATCAGTGATGCTTTTCCTGTCCTGGGTCATATTATACATCTCTCAGGTCTGAAGAATAAATACAATGCCTTAATTTAATGTGAATATGGAAGAACGGATGTGAAGCAAGACAGAgagcatttttattaatgcttGAATGCACCATGTCACTCTCACTTGACTCGGTCCACCACACTGATTAAGGCAATTTCCAGAACGTTGTGCACATTGTGCTCCAGCATAAATAAAACTAGTAGTAATTTTGGAATATTCTGATAAGTACTGcctgtttcttttatgtgtttgtattttctggattcacataaaatgtattatcataCATTCTGCTACATTCTG
Protein-coding sequences here:
- the LOC135247489 gene encoding uncharacterized protein LOC135247489 isoform X1, which produces MSQSSKVFHVLVEVRSVPEREGDGAGDLEVVGTATPMGEEVRMHGAAIPGASRHSEGVRGMSSGGFGGDRNFSPSRSPPTSSKHNPGGSSSALYQQGLSCNGIGRLLSAVLDPLDGDEGVAAPRTPKYEASQGRGPRPSTATAGERGGDGQRSVVTFSYIEKASVRTVESPQSAPRRTAPARSADSPGLRRSAEGSPLAAAAAAHPCKRTGAPVYFYSPDSSCHSSPALSLRASGGSRSAARVAARQASEELRSPVVKRRAADGPAERLRQQSRCQSWAGTTDPTRAAGTLPGVRPGGGPDWLNPPCDLPRNPTGKRPSSGAASATLPALGAEGPRDVPAQRPGGKAGPGSDPLLARRVNLPPGDTFSSAGRGMNQLSGSRAASPADSPQTGRRLNNEAARPSAAFKEARKCLSSSSQGDFLEPGSPRSGCGTQERRQDGGAVENRLTVMNIPVDCVPEAGSSAGPEQHRALPVCDADSGSRERVPAGSPALPARLHRSDVCPADVAPPLKDPRLLRATLRVTDTPTLHRHQPPQYTGENWSSSPVRKLVMKESPEPSVRLYVEQRGGVPDVEAPVSWTSRQQWGGAPGWGGDSPKVGQQAEGCVGGASPVLLRKEAELRTREALLLGPVVLDHPQAGQPRDAQQSSLAPGSWSVPMKAEGEQQLNCRGERGCTSPESTLSSHRSFEMGHTTSGIQSDSGISSMGPSLHSQKIARAKWEFLFGTPSGDNAGSKDNPDASTTPPSGTSSESPTPTPPTSLPLEGRRSANHDVQHVEVELVTPPPMAEGASPKTGIIRRTIKYSETDLDAVPLRCYRETDMDEVLADQDEADSAFGSNRSVPGTPGSSPLGGAPYGHMDGEEEEEEEDEEEEEEEEEEEEEEEALSWCSVRRRGERKRHRNPREENEAFSVLLKRPLDGFLRGYPALKSPILVSGPRLAAEDSFSRHFESIMESHRAKGTSYCSLDSEDLLTSSGQSILTFDLPTLTPEVQCQTYQSAREIVGLSFAPLARRETPSGSVDTLAALDSDATRAPSSERLSTCSEDTPSWGWYSTLSPRERPPRAAVDSDLDRDLSELLGLGSTDTLTNGSKADLEAAKRLAKRLFTRDGFRKSDVAKQLSRNNDFSRMVAEEYLRFFSFTGMTLDRALRAFLSEFALMGETQERERVLAHFSRRYIYCNPSCTLSEDSVHTLTCALMLLNTDLHGRNTGKRMSCLQFIGNLEGLNDGQEYPKDLLKALYNSIKNEKLQWTIDEEELRKSFSELADGRSDSASRSMKRVDSGGNAFTGVSSQSGTLVYKAGFLVRKVHADSDGKRTPRGKRGWKTFYAVLKGLILYLQKGEFRPEKQLSHEDLKNAVSIHHSLAMRAADYSKRPNVFYLRTADWRVYLFQAPNAEQMQSWITRINTVAAMFSAPPFPAAIGSQKKFSRPLLPETRSKLSEEEQVQSHEARFRTTSSELAELRSYPPDRKVKGRELEEYRHRDEYLEFEKTRYGTYAMLLRAKIRCGDDDLSVLESQILEDSGLQRAQSSPTLDRDSSVASNSKSSSSNKRNEGQRHSYRQAVKK